From the Synechococcales cyanobacterium T60_A2020_003 genome, the window GATACGGCTCCCGCTGTCACCTGGGCAACCCTCGAAATTGCCAAACGCTACGGCGAAGATGCCATTGTTGGTTTTTTTCCCGCCGATCACTGGATCGGGGATGAAGCCCTATTCCATGCCACCCTCAGAGCCGCATCGGAGTTAGCACGACAGCAAGGGGCGATCGCCACCCTCGGCATCAAACCCACCTATCCCTCGACCGGATATGGCTACATCAAACAAGGTGAATCCCTGGGCAGCATCGGTGGGTTCCCAGCGTATCGCGTAGAGCGATTTACCGAAAAGCCGGATCTAGCCACTGCTGAAGCGTTTGTGCAAAGCGGGCAATATAGCTGGAACGGGGGCATGTTTATTTTTGAAGCTGGAGCCACCTTATCCGAGCTACAAACCTACGTACCAGAGATTTTAGAACCGCTGCAAAAAGAAGGGCCATCCATCTATCCCAGCCTTCCC encodes:
- a CDS encoding mannose-1-phosphate guanylyltransferase; this translates as MIPVILAGGKGERFWPLSRRQRPKQFLSLDGSGKSLLQTTADRLLELAGGWENLWVITASHLEAGVKEQLPHLPTSNLLVEAEGRDTAPAVTWATLEIAKRYGEDAIVGFFPADHWIGDEALFHATLRAASELARQQGAIATLGIKPTYPSTGYGYIKQGESLGSIGGFPAYRVERFTEKPDLATAEAFVQSGQYSWNGGMFIFEAGATLSELQTYVPEILEPLQKEGPSIYPSLP